The proteins below are encoded in one region of Cololabis saira isolate AMF1-May2022 chromosome 21, fColSai1.1, whole genome shotgun sequence:
- the si:ch73-141c7.1 gene encoding coenzyme Q-binding protein COQ10 homolog, mitochondrial — protein MTNRTPSLLFRALLDMNEVHVSKVARGHVRRTQFRQLSSCAIPAVRRSSLQLSPVTPQSTPSRGFINLVAPISARRVEYTESRMVEYSPEQMYDVVANVEKYQYFVPWCKKSHLMTGQSGDTRVELEIGFPPITERYTSKVTCEPNHQVRAVCTQGSLFNHLETIWRFAPGAKDLNSCKVDFFVSFEFKSLLHSHLAGVFFDEVVKQMVRAFESRAAALYRSQPDVPLRRRPALSGVA, from the exons ATGACCAACAGGACACCGTCGCTGCTCTTCAGGGCGCTGCTGGATATGAATGAAGTCCACGTCTCAAAGGTCGCGCGAGGTCATGTCAGGAGGACCCAGTTCAG ACAGTTGAGTTCGTGTGCGATACCGGCTGTAAGGAGGTCCAGCCTCCAGCTCTCTCCCGTGACCCCCCAGAGCACACCCAGCCGCGGTTTCATCAACCTGGTCGCACCCATCAGCGCCCGCAGGGTGGAATACACCGAGTCCCGGATGGTGGA GTACTCTCCGGAACAAATGTACGACGTGGTGGCCAACGTGGAGAAGTACCAGTATTTTGTTCCCTGGTGTAAGAAGTCTCACCTGATGACGGGGCAGAGTGGGGACACCAGGGTGGAGCTGGAAATAGGGTTCCCTCCCATCACCGAGCGATATACTTCTAAAGTCACCTGTGAGCCGAACCACCAAGTCCGA GCAGTGTGCACTCAAGGATCCCTCTTCAACCATCTTGAAACGATTTGGAGGTTTGCCCCCGGAGCCAAGGACTTAAACTCCTGCAAAGTGGATTTCTTT GTGTCATTTGAGTTCAAGTCTCTGCTGCACTCTCATCTGGCCGGTGTGTTctttgatgaagtggtgaagcAAATGGTCCGTGCCTTCGAGTCACGCGCAGCAGCACTGTACAGGAGCCAGCCGGATGTGCCGTTGAGACGGCGGCCGGCGCTAAGCGGGGTTGCTTAG
- the hsd17b1 gene encoding estradiol 17-beta-dehydrogenase 1, producing MDKKVVLITGCSSGIGLSLAVRLASDPDKTFKVYATMRNLAKKERLLECVKGLHRDTLEILQMDVTDRQSILDARDKVVENRVDILVCNAGVGLMGPLEVQSLDSIRHIVDVNLLGTIQTIQVFLSGMKARGQGRILVTGSTGGLHGLPFNEVYCASKFAVEGACESLAVLLQHFNIHVSLIECGPVNTDFLVNLKKAELGDTSLQQVDTQTLSLYEKYLQHCSSVFQNAAQDTEDIVNVFLAAIRSPSPAFRYFTNSVAPPLTKLKVTEPDGTRYISAMSKIIFSEED from the exons ATGGACAAGAAGGTGGTTCTGATCACAGGCTGCTCCTCTGGGATTGGTCTCAGCCTGGCCGTCCGGTTGGCCTCTGACCCCGACAAAACCTTCAAAG tcTACGCCACGATGAGGAACCTCGCCAAGAAGGAGCGTCTGTTAGAGTGCGTCAAAGGCCTGCACAGGGACACCTTGGAAATACTCCAAATGGACGTGACCGACCGGCAGTCCATCCTGGATGCAAGAGACAAGGTTGTGGAGAACAGGGTGGACATTCTGG TGTGTAACGCGGGTGTGGGTCTGATGGGCCCGCTGGAGGTGCAGAGTTTGGACTCAATAAGGCACATTGTGGACGTCAACCTCCTGGGGACGATCCAAACCATTCAGGTCTTCCTGTCGGGGATGAAAGCACGCGGTCAAGGCCGGATTCTGGTCACTGGCAGCACCGGTGGGCTTCATg GTCTCCCGTTTAATGAGGTGTACTGTGCGAGTAAATTTGCAGTGGAGGGAGCGTGTGAGAGTTTGGCTGTCCTCCTTCAACACTTTAACATCCA CGTGAGCCTCATCGAGTGCGGTCCTGTCAACACGGACTTCCTGGTGAACCTGAAGAAGGCAGAACTTGGGGACACGTCTCTGCAGCAGGTGGACACTCAAACGCTGAGTCTGTATGAGAAGTACCTGCAGCACTGCAGCTCAGTTTTCCAAAACGCAGCACAGGACACAGAAGATATCGTAAAC GTATTTCTCGCTGCTATCCGGTCACCCAGCCCTGCATTCAGGTACTTCACCAACAGCGTGGCGCCACCGCTGACCAAACTGAAAGTCACAGAACCAGATGGAACGCGATACATCAGCGCTATGAGCAAGATCATTTTCTCAGAGGAGGATTAG